One genomic region from Oryzias melastigma strain HK-1 linkage group LG19, ASM292280v2, whole genome shotgun sequence encodes:
- the LOC112154377 gene encoding uncharacterized protein LOC112154377 yields MRIKVESSETVPEAQSIYNSKLGVSFIKQQHFISFTLTLLVDISSEFLIMSLCVVKISWMVFVLFSIGACLPAKQGQSGSGVGSAGSGYSSTSGSSVGSGSDGNLFDQQLASIARFLAEILSFRPNRPFPREAWTSEHVPVGSVEQRPLYPSSHVVQSSSGYQRARDFSSDAKYTTDIFDHLDVDGGKQGGSSKTGSKGHKGY; encoded by the exons GTGGAGTCCAGTGAGACGGTACCAGAAGCTCAGAGCATTTATAACTCCAAACTGGGTGTAAGTTTCATCAAACAGCAGCACTTCATCTCCTTCACTTTGACTCTGCTGGTGGACATCAGCTCAGAGTTCCTCATCATGTCTCTGTGTGTTGTCAA GATCTCCTGGATGGTCTTTGTCCTCTTCAGCATTGGAGCTTGTCTTCCTGCTAAACAAG GTCAAAGTGGATCTGGAGTTGGGTCTGCTGGTTCTGGCTACAGCAGCACTTCTGGTTCCAGTGTTGGTTCTGGCTCAGATGGGAACCTGTTTGACCAGCAGCTCGCCAGCATTGCTCGCTTCCTTGCAGAGATCCTGAGCTTCAGGCCCAACCGTCCTTTCCCTCGTGAAGCCTGGACCTCTGAGCATGTTCCTGTTGGCTCTGTTGAGCAGCGCCCTCTGTACCCTTCATCCCACGTGGTCCAGTCCAGCAGCGGCTACCAGCGAGCTCGGGACTTCAGTTCTGATGCCAAATACACTACGGATATCTTTGACCACCTGGATGTAGATGGAGGCAAACAAGGTGGATCCTCCAAGACTGGATCTAAAGGACACAAGGGTTACTGA